In Ostrea edulis chromosome 4, xbOstEdul1.1, whole genome shotgun sequence, a single window of DNA contains:
- the LOC125671717 gene encoding uncharacterized protein LOC125671717 — translation MFMIQFHLCTLIPYFCFLAETSKEFGKRKGSSNGKKSEKRKKRIKEEKITKKRATSDNEEAILDSETSSDKLKEGVVEETSKEFGKRKSSSNGKESKKRKKKITKKRVTTDNEEAILDIETSNDKLMEGVVEGFYFILK, via the exons ATGTTCATGATTCAGTTTCATCTTTGTACACTAATTccgtatttttgttttcttgcaGAGACTTCAAAGGAATTCGGAAAAAGAAAAGGTTCTTCCAATGGCAAGAAATCAGAGAAAAGGAAAAAACGAATAAAGGAAGAAAAAATTACAAAGAAAAGAG CGACTTCAGACAATGAAGAAGCAATTCTTGACAGTGAAACGTCAAGCGACAAGTTAAAGGAGGGAGTTGTTGaag AGACTTCAAAGGAATTCGGAAAAAGAAAAAGTTCTTCCAATGGCAAGGAATCaaaaaaaaggaagaaaaaaattacaaagaaaAGAG TGACTACAGACAATGAAGAAGCAATTCTTGACATTGAAACGTCAAACGACAAGTTAATGGAGGGAGTTGTTGAAggcttttattttattttaaaataa